A single genomic interval of Corylus avellana chromosome ca10, CavTom2PMs-1.0 harbors:
- the LOC132163887 gene encoding dof zinc finger protein DOF2.1-like, producing the protein MDPSSGQHQEMSGHSLENMLVCSKGQSEKKPRPQPEQALKCPRCDSTNTKFCYYNNYSLSQPRYFCKSCRRYWTKGGTLRNVPVGGGCRKNKRSSSSSSSKRTQDQPLTPNTNPLINGLPSIASYHDSPNDLSLAFARLQKQSCGQMGFDDQHDFSGTHCDFSSAPAGFLDALRSGYHDHGQSNFQNWYYGYNGNNGNNMGEVDNNNNNNGGGEMVMPYDHQDQMSNAATTTAVTVTTMKQELCNGRENDQNRVLWGLPWQQFNGDGNNMGEIDSGRESWNGLAPSWHGLLNSPLM; encoded by the exons ATGGATCCTTCAAGTGGACAACACCAG GAGATGTCTGGGCATTCACTGGAAAACATGTTGGTATGCTCAAAAGGACAGAGTGAGAAGAAGCCAAGGCCTCAGCCAGAGCAAGCTCTGAAATGCCCAAGATGTGACTCCACCAACACCAAATTCTGCTACTACAACAACTACAGCCTTTCTCAGCCAAGGTACTTCTGCAAATCATGCAGGAGGTACTGGACAAAAGGGGGAACACTGAGGAATGTTCCGGTGGGTGGAGGGTGCAGGAAGAACAagagatcatcatcatcatcatcatcaaagaGGACACAAGATCAACCACTCACACCCAACACCAACCCTCTGATCAATGGCCTCCCATCCATTGCTAGTTATCATGACTCCCCAAATGACCTCAGCCTTGCATTTGCTAGGCTCCAAAAACAGTCATGTGGGCAGATGGGGTTTGATGATCAACATGATTTTTCAGGCACCCATTGTGATTTTTCTTCAGCCCCTGCTGGCTTTCTTGATGCTCTTAGGAGTGGGTATCATGATCATGGGCAGAGTAATTTTCAGAATTGGTATTATGGGTATAATGGTAATAATGGAAACAATATGGGAGAGgtggataataataataataataatggtggTGGAGAAATGGTGATGCCATATGATCATCAAGATCAAATGAGTAATGCAGCAACAACAACAGCTGTGACAGTGACAACTATGAAGCAAGAGTTGTGCAATGGCAGAGAAAATGATCAGAACAGAGTTTTGTGGGGACTCCCTTGGCAGCAATTCAATGGGGATGGAAACAATATGGGTGAGATTGATTCTGGAAGAGAAAGCTGGAATGGGCTT